The window GTTAATGAAGAGACCGTAGTTGATGGTGGCGAGGCCGGCTTCTTTCGCTTCCGCCAACGAAGCGACCGGCTTTCCGGAAAGGTTGATAAAGAGGCTCGAAAAATCGGTCTTCCCGAGAAGAAAGCCGACGGGGGGCATTAAGATGTCATTCACAAAGGAGTTGACGATTCGGCCGAAAGCGGCGCCGAGAATTATCCCGGCCGCCAAATCGAGGATGTTCCCCCGCATGGCGAATTCTTTGAACTCTTTGAGCATATTTCGTCTCCTTTTTTGAAAATGACTCGATCTCTTCAAAGAGGAGATGATATGCTT of the Candidatus Manganitrophus noduliformans genome contains:
- the mscL gene encoding large conductance mechanosensitive channel protein MscL; this translates as MLKEFKEFAMRGNILDLAAGIILGAAFGRIVNSFVNDILMPPVGFLLGKTDFSSLFINLSGKPVASLAEAKEAGLATINYGLFINQVIDFVIVAFAIFLLIRRINAMRRRAEPTPAAPTRKSCPYCRLDIPIQATRCPHCTSELALAA